The Enterobacter asburiae genome window below encodes:
- a CDS encoding transcriptional regulator yields the protein MTTSYKNITEKAVRSIGSVSAVARKFNFKSSQSVANWIIRNRVPSERVIKLCEFGGWTVTPHELRPDLHPTPTSGIPVQDIPRAQKESD from the coding sequence ATGACTACTTCATACAAGAACATAACGGAAAAGGCTGTCAGGTCGATTGGTTCTGTTTCGGCCGTCGCCCGCAAATTCAACTTTAAGTCCTCACAGTCAGTAGCAAACTGGATTATCCGAAACCGAGTTCCAAGCGAGCGAGTGATAAAGCTCTGTGAATTTGGCGGCTGGACTGTCACCCCACATGAGTTACGTCCTGATTTGCATCCAACCCCTACCAGTGGAATTCCTGTTCAGGATATCCCACGCGCGCAGAAGGAGTCTGACTGA
- a CDS encoding tyrosine-type recombinase/integrase, translated as MARPEKYDANLPKNLTYRKTRKTYAWRNPIDGKEIPLGKISRRDAIAQAIEANHYIEKNYTPIALLEQLKGTNEYTMANWIDRYEVILQRRKLAANTYKVRAGQLATIGEHFGPMILASITTRDVAEFLERWTACGKTTMAGTMRSVLSDVFREAVVEGRVDVNPVTPTRAPKIEVQRERLEYEMFVAVRAGAERMPAWFGLAMDLALVTAQRREDVARMRFTDIRDDRLYVEQQKTGACLAIPLSLTLKVSGLRLSTVIDRCRLVSRCDFLISPGIRKNSEDGSINLDSLTKGFVKARNFSGLEFTDRPPSFHEIRSLSGRMYEKELGKEFVQRLFGHKSEKMTTKYLDSRKKEFMMI; from the coding sequence ATGGCGAGGCCGGAAAAGTATGATGCAAATCTGCCAAAAAATCTGACCTACCGTAAAACCCGGAAAACTTATGCCTGGCGTAATCCAATCGACGGAAAAGAAATTCCCCTGGGCAAGATTTCTCGCAGGGATGCGATAGCCCAGGCCATTGAAGCAAACCACTACATCGAAAAAAATTACACTCCGATCGCCCTGCTCGAGCAGTTGAAAGGCACCAACGAGTACACAATGGCTAACTGGATAGATCGGTACGAAGTCATTCTTCAGCGCCGCAAGCTGGCTGCAAATACGTATAAGGTTCGCGCCGGGCAGTTGGCAACTATTGGTGAGCATTTCGGCCCGATGATACTTGCCAGCATAACAACGCGGGATGTTGCTGAATTTCTTGAACGCTGGACGGCGTGCGGCAAAACTACAATGGCGGGCACCATGCGCTCAGTATTGTCTGACGTTTTCCGCGAAGCGGTAGTTGAGGGGCGTGTTGACGTGAATCCGGTCACCCCTACCCGCGCACCGAAGATTGAGGTTCAGCGCGAACGCCTCGAGTACGAAATGTTTGTGGCCGTGCGTGCTGGTGCTGAACGCATGCCGGCATGGTTTGGCCTGGCGATGGATTTGGCGCTGGTCACCGCCCAGCGGCGCGAAGACGTCGCCCGGATGCGCTTCACCGACATCAGAGACGATCGACTATACGTCGAGCAGCAGAAGACCGGGGCCTGTCTGGCCATACCCTTATCACTGACGCTGAAAGTATCAGGCCTGCGGCTATCGACCGTGATCGACCGCTGCCGCCTGGTTAGCCGGTGCGATTTTTTGATAAGCCCGGGGATCCGCAAAAACAGCGAAGACGGCAGTATAAATCTGGATAGCCTGACGAAAGGTTTTGTGAAAGCGAGGAATTTTTCCGGACTGGAGTTTACTGACAGACCACCTTCATTTCATGAGATCCGAAGCCTGTCGGGGAGGATGTACGAGAAGGAGTTAGGAAAGGAGTTTGTTCAACGGCTGTTCGGTCACAAGTCAGAAAAAATGACAACGAAGTACCTGGACAGCAGAAAAAAAGAATTCATGATGATTTAA
- a CDS encoding YebY family protein — protein MKKTVLSLLLLACTGSAFAAPQVITVSRFEVGKDKWAFNREEVMLTCRPGHALYAINPSTLVQYPLNDTAEQQVASGKSSGQPISIIQIDDPSHPGQKMSLAPFIERADKLC, from the coding sequence ATGAAAAAGACAGTACTTTCTCTTTTATTGCTGGCCTGTACGGGGAGCGCGTTTGCCGCACCGCAGGTCATCACCGTGAGCCGTTTCGAAGTGGGTAAGGACAAATGGGCGTTCAATCGCGAAGAGGTGATGCTGACCTGCCGTCCGGGCCATGCGCTGTATGCCATCAATCCGAGCACGCTGGTGCAATACCCGCTGAATGATACCGCAGAGCAGCAGGTAGCCAGCGGCAAGAGCAGCGGCCAGCCGATTAGCATTATTCAAATCGATGACCCGTCGCATCCGGGACAAAAAATGAGTCTGGCACCGTTTATCGAGCGCGCCGACAAGCTCTGCTAA
- a CDS encoding DUF4222 domain-containing protein, with translation MRTSQELASALAERMKNAMNNRPTQEPVDRRGEIIPGKQYRDERGRMVTVLRASPLRVSYRREGYTDVSETGRREFEIKFTEVKS, from the coding sequence ATGCGTACTTCTCAGGAATTAGCGAGCGCACTGGCAGAGCGCATGAAAAACGCGATGAATAACCGACCCACTCAGGAGCCAGTGGATCGCCGCGGTGAAATCATTCCAGGGAAGCAATACCGCGACGAACGCGGGCGCATGGTAACAGTTTTGCGTGCTTCCCCGCTCCGGGTGTCATATCGCCGGGAGGGGTACACGGACGTCAGTGAAACAGGGCGTCGTGAGTTTGAAATTAAGTTCACCGAGGTGAAGTCGTGA
- a CDS encoding exonuclease family protein: MSVELKVFGGAYFPKDKALKKYPDLKPLATAVNAATKAIAEAVILGKLAAQHPEHIDDYFKVKIWEHREGLPCPELDIFSSEFFDTVAIWNVNAGEPAAAPQPESEEKTEWDDNKAVEEIKTVAQLDVASRAACLALFGPVPGITTAQYGQIVDLKNDDEPSFARELAEALAKETRALALAPERQEQLLAWIRENTKDSAQWPDIKKQIAKWIDTPVDKRPLADSTNSQENRTDTGSTLGGGNKTDRSPDLVHNLSTLRIEVAVAILSMYDEIDIYWIPNKYMIPAKAMAEAEQDTRFTAWWKKLRSTPGILDYSRAAIIALIKSAPEDIWMDPVALREYINRELVERDHANPDQKTVDIACRPKPRTNVEKKENDETESTVPGEALPPAVCPGKAAQLNKELNEAFAQSPAPEEQAIDQPRVENLGGGVFSVDALINNSPSNEVEKQEVPPAPNDRDFAILHALNDLISGRTNIMGKEEAEDVVAGTGQLVSDVIPLLMADITTTEFCLSPEFSDEEIHDVATTMLDSWSDDISVRQKIALDAIVEYRRPAPPKSVVLDPPAVNAKPKTKPEPAPETNAPLSSVTYLQQLTIAALQGLCSNPAYCNQYDDLPAMAAGLARSVISQQEVAE, from the coding sequence ATGTCTGTTGAATTGAAAGTTTTCGGCGGTGCTTATTTCCCAAAAGATAAAGCATTGAAAAAATACCCAGATTTAAAACCGCTTGCTACTGCTGTGAATGCGGCTACGAAAGCCATCGCCGAAGCTGTTATTCTTGGCAAGCTGGCGGCCCAACACCCTGAACATATTGATGATTATTTTAAAGTGAAAATCTGGGAACACCGTGAAGGTTTACCCTGCCCTGAACTTGATATTTTCTCCTCTGAATTTTTCGATACCGTGGCTATCTGGAATGTGAATGCAGGTGAACCAGCTGCGGCACCACAGCCAGAATCTGAAGAAAAGACGGAATGGGATGACAACAAGGCAGTGGAAGAAATTAAAACTGTCGCGCAGCTCGACGTGGCATCCCGTGCAGCTTGCCTGGCACTGTTCGGCCCGGTCCCTGGAATCACTACAGCGCAGTACGGCCAGATTGTCGATCTGAAGAATGATGATGAACCCAGCTTTGCCCGCGAGCTTGCAGAAGCACTGGCGAAAGAGACCCGCGCGCTGGCGCTGGCTCCGGAACGGCAGGAGCAGCTGCTCGCATGGATACGTGAAAATACAAAAGACTCTGCACAGTGGCCGGACATCAAAAAGCAGATCGCTAAATGGATCGATACCCCAGTTGATAAGCGACCTCTGGCTGACAGCACTAACTCTCAAGAAAACCGTACAGACACCGGCTCCACGCTGGGCGGTGGTAACAAGACAGACCGTAGTCCGGATCTGGTTCATAACCTCTCTACGCTGCGTATCGAAGTGGCTGTTGCCATTCTGAGCATGTACGACGAGATCGACATTTACTGGATCCCGAATAAATACATGATTCCAGCGAAAGCCATGGCCGAAGCAGAACAGGACACCCGTTTCACAGCGTGGTGGAAAAAACTGCGCAGCACCCCAGGCATTCTGGATTATTCCCGTGCGGCCATTATCGCCCTCATTAAATCCGCTCCGGAGGACATTTGGATGGACCCTGTTGCCTTGCGTGAATACATCAATCGCGAGCTGGTTGAACGTGACCATGCGAACCCTGACCAGAAAACGGTTGATATAGCCTGCCGCCCTAAACCTCGCACTAATGTTGAGAAAAAAGAAAATGATGAAACCGAATCGACTGTACCGGGCGAAGCTCTGCCACCAGCAGTTTGCCCTGGCAAAGCTGCGCAACTCAACAAAGAACTCAACGAGGCATTCGCTCAGAGCCCGGCACCAGAAGAGCAAGCGATTGACCAACCACGGGTGGAGAACCTGGGCGGCGGAGTCTTCTCTGTTGATGCACTGATTAATAATTCCCCCTCAAATGAGGTCGAAAAACAGGAAGTACCACCTGCACCAAATGATCGCGACTTTGCGATTTTGCATGCGCTTAATGACCTTATTTCTGGACGCACCAACATCATGGGGAAAGAAGAAGCAGAAGATGTGGTGGCAGGCACCGGCCAGCTCGTTTCTGATGTTATTCCACTGCTAATGGCCGATATCACCACCACAGAATTTTGCCTGTCTCCTGAGTTCTCCGACGAGGAGATCCACGACGTGGCAACCACCATGCTGGATAGCTGGTCTGACGATATCAGCGTTCGCCAGAAAATAGCGCTTGATGCAATCGTGGAATACCGCCGCCCGGCACCACCAAAATCTGTCGTGCTCGATCCACCGGCCGTTAATGCAAAGCCGAAAACCAAGCCCGAACCTGCACCTGAAACAAACGCGCCGCTTTCGTCTGTTACCTACCTGCAACAGCTGACCATTGCAGCGCTGCAGGGCTTATGTTCCAACCCGGCATATTGCAATCAGTATGACGATTTACCGGCAATGGCCGCCGGGCTTGCCCGCAGCGTGATCAGTCAGCAGGAGGTTGCAGAGTGA
- a CDS encoding DnaT-like ssDNA-binding domain-containing protein encodes MSSKLHGLVWEGCAQAGLGISRVALMARIADYSNAEGISWPAIETLQIEIGAKSETTIKNALAELVSGGWITKIERKVGGRNLTNIYQINIEKLENAAAVGRKKIKEKRAKKKGSRCLPAGQEGEGVIFNPSNSAPLNAENKGANIDGSNFEGSKIGETGDLTPPKFAPDPSLTSDPSLNPTHNARGELVGSVSERPVPEYPGQPGTFFPASQLLGKFPMSKEWKPSADFRKQANLWGRPVPEKLTPDDLRAAHACFVDYWISEGKAFNQTQWEQKFALHLQNTKPTKPRGNSHAGLDSNSTANAAVQRARAARAEQLRARGEGVEILGANAGNLLHPMGDQKRLGPVGPMDCADWEFDQRPDDERL; translated from the coding sequence GTGAGCAGCAAGTTACACGGTCTTGTATGGGAAGGATGCGCACAGGCGGGGCTAGGTATCTCCCGTGTCGCGCTGATGGCTCGTATTGCCGACTACAGCAATGCTGAAGGCATCTCCTGGCCTGCAATTGAGACGCTCCAGATTGAGATCGGGGCAAAGAGTGAAACCACCATCAAAAATGCGCTGGCTGAGCTGGTAAGCGGTGGCTGGATTACCAAAATTGAGCGCAAGGTAGGTGGTCGAAATTTGACGAACATCTACCAGATCAACATCGAAAAGCTGGAAAACGCCGCCGCAGTTGGGCGAAAAAAAATTAAGGAAAAACGAGCCAAAAAGAAAGGATCCCGGTGCCTGCCAGCAGGACAGGAAGGGGAGGGGGTAATTTTTAACCCCTCAAATAGTGCCCCCTTAAATGCTGAAAATAAGGGGGCAAATATTGATGGGTCAAATTTTGAGGGGTCAAAAATTGGTGAAACAGGCGATTTAACCCCCCCAAAATTTGCCCCCGATCCGTCATTAACTTCTGATCCGTCATTAAACCCCACACATAACGCGCGAGGGGAACTGGTTGGATCAGTCAGTGAAAGACCGGTTCCAGAATATCCGGGTCAGCCAGGCACGTTTTTCCCTGCCTCTCAGTTGCTGGGGAAATTTCCGATGAGCAAGGAGTGGAAACCATCTGCTGACTTTCGCAAACAGGCGAACCTCTGGGGGCGCCCTGTCCCTGAGAAACTAACACCCGATGATTTACGCGCTGCACATGCCTGTTTTGTCGATTACTGGATCTCTGAGGGCAAGGCATTCAACCAGACGCAGTGGGAGCAAAAATTTGCTCTCCACCTGCAGAACACAAAGCCAACAAAACCGCGAGGTAATTCTCATGCAGGACTGGACTCAAATTCCACAGCAAACGCCGCTGTACAACGAGCGCGTGCAGCACGTGCGGAACAATTACGAGCTCGAGGAGAAGGCGTGGAAATTCTGGGAGCTAATGCTGGAAATTTACTCCACCCGATGGGAGACCAAAAACGGCTCGGCCCCGTCGGGCCTATGGATTGCGCAGATTGGGAGTTTGACCAGCGACCAGACGACGAGCGTCTGTAA
- a CDS encoding DUF4060 family protein gives MRLINRSAKDSIGGPACAAALKCHVEKFGEHGCRYTQTIYTVRVSGQKVTVEIVNRSRSYVATAMIGARHLRRLPGLTDS, from the coding sequence ATGCGTCTGATTAATCGCAGCGCGAAAGACAGCATCGGCGGGCCAGCTTGTGCCGCCGCGCTTAAATGCCATGTTGAGAAATTTGGCGAACACGGATGTCGTTACACCCAGACAATTTACACGGTGCGTGTAAGCGGGCAGAAGGTGACTGTGGAGATCGTGAACAGGAGCCGCAGCTATGTTGCGACGGCCATGATCGGTGCCCGACATCTTCGCCGTCTTCCGGGGTTAACTGATTCGTGA
- a CDS encoding glycoside hydrolase family 19 protein: MNQTQFQKAAGISAGLAARWFPQIDKVIREYGITAPLDQAMFIAQMGHESTGFTRLVENLNYAAENLVPKFGRHRITPQQAAALGRTATQPANQKAIANLVYGGEWGKKNLGNQVAGDGWKYRGRGLKQITGLSNYRSCGQALKLDLVTQPELLEVDENAARSAAWFYASRGCLLHSGDVERVTLLINGGRNGLEQRRALFNLAKSVLV, from the coding sequence GTGAACCAAACACAATTTCAAAAGGCGGCAGGTATCAGCGCCGGGCTGGCTGCGCGCTGGTTTCCGCAGATAGACAAGGTTATTCGGGAATACGGTATTACCGCACCGCTTGACCAGGCCATGTTTATCGCACAGATGGGGCATGAGTCCACGGGCTTTACCCGGCTGGTGGAAAATCTGAATTATGCGGCTGAAAACTTAGTGCCCAAATTTGGCAGGCACCGCATCACACCCCAGCAGGCCGCCGCCCTCGGCAGAACGGCAACGCAACCGGCCAACCAGAAAGCGATCGCCAATCTTGTTTACGGTGGCGAGTGGGGGAAAAAGAATCTGGGTAATCAGGTAGCGGGAGACGGCTGGAAATATCGCGGGCGCGGGCTAAAGCAAATCACCGGGCTGAGCAACTACCGCAGCTGCGGTCAGGCGCTGAAGCTGGATTTGGTAACGCAGCCTGAATTGCTGGAGGTGGACGAAAACGCCGCGCGGTCAGCTGCGTGGTTCTATGCTTCCCGCGGCTGCCTGCTCCACTCCGGCGATGTTGAGCGCGTTACGCTGCTAATCAACGGCGGCCGAAACGGGCTGGAGCAACGCCGCGCACTGTTTAATCTGGCTAAATCCGTGCTGGTCTGA
- a CDS encoding DUF1627 domain-containing protein: METVLDALKAMKKATYREVAARLDIEPVEALNMLREQKEQGLCDFADGGWFLGTAKEQKPKRIRPKQTSPLVERVLSAMQGQGAMRANQVAEKLGKSPRALNASLGAMCKDGLILRHVDGKNITWSLVGEPAIKPEQQEPAPEVNEQAAAPVCKSTAEIIQDIPAFASRPDDLIIPSSRYISTEIRRTKAKLANLQRLQVAVRELRRHKNLLEGLGND, translated from the coding sequence ATGGAAACCGTACTTGATGCACTGAAAGCCATGAAAAAAGCGACATATCGCGAGGTTGCTGCCCGTCTGGATATCGAGCCCGTTGAAGCGCTGAACATGCTGCGCGAGCAGAAAGAGCAGGGACTGTGTGATTTTGCGGACGGCGGCTGGTTCCTCGGTACCGCGAAAGAGCAGAAACCGAAGCGTATCAGACCCAAGCAGACATCCCCGCTTGTGGAGAGGGTTTTGTCAGCAATGCAGGGGCAGGGGGCTATGAGGGCCAATCAGGTTGCTGAAAAGCTGGGTAAAAGTCCGCGAGCCCTGAATGCTTCGCTGGGTGCAATGTGCAAGGACGGTCTGATCCTGCGCCATGTTGACGGTAAAAACATCACCTGGAGCCTGGTGGGTGAACCAGCAATAAAGCCAGAGCAGCAGGAGCCAGCACCAGAGGTTAACGAGCAAGCAGCGGCGCCAGTTTGCAAATCCACCGCCGAAATTATTCAGGATATCCCGGCTTTCGCCAGCCGTCCGGATGACCTGATTATTCCGTCATCGCGCTATATCTCGACCGAAATCCGCCGCACGAAAGCCAAGCTGGCTAACCTGCAGCGGCTGCAGGTGGCCGTTCGCGAGCTGCGCCGCCACAAGAATCTGCTGGAGGGGCTGGGGAATGACTGA
- a CDS encoding phage holin family protein, with protein MTWLMQNFPWLLLHLNALACIMISFRLMFFRKRSMRRRRIMELLAYGLILAPAYTAFRIWHGDYVQVDYGEILINVVVCVAVWRAGGNIARITGESTT; from the coding sequence ATGACGTGGCTAATGCAGAACTTTCCATGGCTGCTGCTTCACCTTAACGCACTGGCCTGCATCATGATTTCTTTTCGCCTGATGTTCTTCCGAAAGCGCAGTATGCGCCGCCGCAGAATAATGGAGCTTCTGGCCTATGGGCTGATTCTGGCTCCTGCGTACACGGCTTTCCGTATCTGGCACGGCGATTATGTGCAGGTCGATTACGGTGAAATCCTCATTAACGTTGTTGTCTGCGTCGCGGTCTGGCGTGCGGGCGGCAACATCGCTCGTATTACTGGAGAGAGCACAACGTGA
- a CDS encoding excisionase yields the protein MKLLSLERWAEERYEEPPQIGTLRKWARNGNIYPPPEKEGTEYKVRPDAIFIRPNKYCKTVNTNQSRYPLKGRLIERIIDGEAGKV from the coding sequence ATGAAACTTTTATCACTCGAGCGCTGGGCGGAAGAACGCTATGAAGAGCCTCCGCAGATAGGAACCCTCAGAAAATGGGCGCGCAACGGTAATATTTACCCGCCTCCGGAAAAAGAGGGAACAGAGTACAAAGTCAGGCCCGATGCCATTTTTATCAGGCCTAACAAATACTGTAAGACAGTTAACACAAATCAGAGCAGATACCCGTTAAAAGGGCGATTGATAGAGAGGATTATCGATGGCGAGGCCGGAAAAGTATGA
- a CDS encoding RusA family crossover junction endodeoxyribonuclease has translation MPKYIITPVGKPRMTRADKWKQRAPVMRYRMFCDEARLHGIRVPENGAHITFVLPMPQSWSKKKRASMDGQPHQQKPDLDNLTKSLLDALFEDDSHIWDARTSKIWGETGMIIIEDMK, from the coding sequence GTGCCTAAATACATCATCACCCCAGTGGGAAAACCCCGCATGACCCGCGCTGATAAGTGGAAGCAGCGCGCGCCGGTGATGCGTTATCGCATGTTTTGCGATGAAGCCCGCCTGCATGGAATCCGGGTGCCGGAGAACGGCGCCCATATCACCTTCGTTTTGCCGATGCCCCAGAGCTGGAGCAAGAAAAAGCGCGCGTCTATGGACGGCCAGCCACACCAGCAAAAGCCCGATCTGGACAACTTAACAAAATCTCTGTTGGACGCCTTGTTTGAGGATGACTCCCACATTTGGGACGCCCGGACATCAAAAATATGGGGCGAAACCGGAATGATAATTATCGAGGATATGAAATGA
- a CDS encoding helix-turn-helix domain-containing protein — MTINAPCLTLLHMVEKANKHQDFANRLTEEMRRQRRSVKDLSQACDVTYEMARRYTLGTAKPRDEKLQKIADWLNVQAAWLDYGEGESAPAKLPETEFSGFPATEPDTGNDAEFRELSEDEKRLVRVYRQFPSVEAKNMLLAFEMRYKQLYDFFLKYANTPQK; from the coding sequence ATGACTATAAACGCGCCGTGCCTTACTCTTCTACATATGGTAGAAAAAGCGAATAAACATCAGGATTTCGCGAACCGGCTGACCGAAGAAATGCGCAGACAGCGCCGTTCCGTCAAGGATTTAAGCCAGGCTTGCGATGTCACATACGAAATGGCTCGTCGTTATACGTTGGGCACGGCTAAGCCACGCGATGAGAAACTTCAAAAGATAGCTGACTGGCTAAATGTCCAGGCGGCCTGGCTTGATTACGGCGAAGGTGAGAGTGCGCCAGCTAAGCTTCCGGAAACTGAGTTTTCGGGCTTCCCCGCGACAGAACCAGACACAGGCAACGATGCGGAATTCAGAGAATTAAGCGAAGACGAAAAGCGACTGGTTCGAGTGTATCGGCAGTTCCCAAGTGTTGAAGCAAAGAACATGCTACTGGCTTTCGAAATGCGGTATAAACAGCTTTATGATTTCTTTCTGAAGTACGCAAACACCCCGCAGAAGTAA
- a CDS encoding replication protein P has protein sequence MTSDQTTSVCNAMVARCRAGNSWPPDLAEFVTLVADCGGSELGLKTADVMAEYRRWRNESYRYASTEEYFIARECHPVLYQICTELRRTGIERQLTEKELEALAAGQLAKWEKHVADGHRIPPVRKQIAAPRHAPGPTPAQLLKAQAEAAKSKRM, from the coding sequence TTGACCAGCGACCAGACGACGAGCGTCTGTAACGCGATGGTTGCACGCTGCAGGGCGGGCAACTCATGGCCGCCTGATCTGGCTGAGTTCGTCACGCTGGTTGCCGACTGCGGAGGCAGCGAGTTGGGACTTAAAACGGCGGACGTGATGGCAGAATACAGGCGCTGGCGCAATGAGTCATACCGCTACGCCAGCACCGAGGAATATTTTATCGCTCGGGAATGTCATCCGGTTCTGTACCAGATTTGCACTGAGTTGCGGCGCACGGGGATTGAGCGACAGCTGACCGAGAAGGAACTTGAAGCGCTGGCAGCAGGACAGCTGGCGAAGTGGGAAAAACATGTGGCGGACGGACATCGGATCCCGCCGGTCAGAAAACAGATTGCCGCACCACGCCATGCGCCAGGGCCGACCCCCGCGCAGTTACTTAAAGCGCAGGCAGAGGCAGCCAAATCAAAACGTATGTGA
- a CDS encoding Ref family recombination enhancement nuclease, translated as MKKADSLHLSRVAALGCIVCRNQNLGETPAEIHHIRTGQGTSQRADHRKSIPLCHMHHRNGGYGVAIHAGRRAWEMKHGTEAELLVQVLYLLGEPADE; from the coding sequence ATGAAGAAAGCAGATAGCCTCCATCTTTCGCGTGTGGCCGCACTGGGCTGCATCGTGTGCAGAAATCAGAACCTGGGCGAAACGCCTGCGGAAATTCATCATATCCGAACCGGGCAGGGCACAAGCCAGCGCGCTGACCATCGGAAATCAATCCCCCTGTGCCATATGCACCATCGCAACGGCGGTTATGGTGTGGCGATTCACGCTGGCCGCCGCGCCTGGGAAATGAAGCACGGTACCGAAGCAGAGCTGCTGGTGCAGGTTCTCTATTTGCTGGGAGAGCCTGCCGATGAATAA
- a CDS encoding toxin YdaT family protein, whose amino-acid sequence MEIKKLACELESWAQEKGWKTVTQLITPHHFGDLLQPLDNVTDPDEYARRLHNNKQIIQRAFRNDTPNYLKQAEALSYAIRTAIDNELEQKDCMLYRAARVNKECIEATNAVFTGKPKPVIRRETLEAIDALAQMAGVKVQIMHCHRAA is encoded by the coding sequence ATGGAAATCAAAAAGCTGGCATGCGAGCTGGAGTCCTGGGCCCAGGAAAAGGGCTGGAAGACGGTCACGCAGCTGATAACGCCGCATCACTTCGGTGATCTGCTTCAGCCACTGGATAACGTGACGGATCCTGACGAGTACGCGCGCCGACTGCACAACAACAAGCAGATTATTCAGCGTGCGTTCCGCAACGATACGCCTAATTACCTGAAACAGGCGGAAGCGCTGAGCTATGCCATCCGTACCGCCATTGATAACGAACTGGAGCAGAAGGACTGCATGCTCTACCGGGCCGCCAGAGTTAACAAAGAGTGCATCGAAGCCACCAATGCGGTCTTCACAGGCAAACCGAAACCGGTCATCCGGCGAGAAACTCTGGAAGCGATCGACGCGCTGGCGCAGATGGCTGGCGTGAAAGTCCAAATCATGCACTGCCATCGCGCAGCTTAA
- a CDS encoding putative holin, with translation MSAEPITATVTAGVAAGTTGVTFATLFPEATPAVMVCSLAGAALYILSSEDHKIWKQIIFALISFIGGVYCAGTASEIIAALINAGLNQLSPPVSIKVSPAIGALAASTVSVTVLLRVLKRSRTGNLPGLKGEE, from the coding sequence ATGTCCGCAGAACCAATAACTGCAACGGTAACGGCGGGCGTGGCTGCTGGCACAACCGGAGTTACATTCGCCACGCTTTTTCCAGAGGCTACGCCTGCTGTTATGGTCTGCTCCCTCGCTGGGGCGGCACTGTATATCCTCAGTTCTGAGGACCATAAAATCTGGAAGCAGATTATTTTTGCGCTGATTTCTTTCATCGGTGGCGTTTACTGTGCCGGTACTGCTTCAGAGATTATTGCCGCCCTTATCAACGCCGGACTAAATCAGCTTAGCCCTCCTGTCAGCATAAAAGTTTCACCTGCGATTGGGGCGCTGGCGGCATCCACTGTTTCTGTGACTGTCCTGCTCAGGGTGCTCAAGCGTTCACGGACCGGAAACTTACCCGGTCTGAAGGGGGAAGAATGA
- a CDS encoding DUF7740 domain-containing protein: protein MSKAKEVIANTRYAEFPDTLVTLELCRAFAAIEKRRIGESLRACARVLAAKAQDHHLVSVLDEMGRSQFPEVQMTRIRDCIRRMESALVRNFINASD, encoded by the coding sequence GTGAGTAAAGCAAAGGAAGTCATCGCCAATACCAGGTATGCAGAATTCCCGGACACGCTGGTAACTCTGGAGCTGTGCCGCGCGTTTGCAGCCATAGAAAAACGCCGTATTGGTGAATCGCTACGTGCATGCGCTCGCGTTCTGGCCGCCAAGGCACAAGATCACCATCTTGTCAGCGTGCTGGATGAAATGGGCCGAAGCCAGTTCCCTGAAGTCCAGATGACGAGAATACGTGACTGCATCAGAAGGATGGAATCAGCGCTGGTAAGGAATTTTATCAATGCGTCTGATTAA